A window from Rhizobium sp. BG4 encodes these proteins:
- a CDS encoding cupin domain-containing protein, whose translation MMSFFSLPEDTVWTEVAPGNSRAVLSQRPEMMLVAFRFEEGAVGAPHSHPHTQVSYVAEGAFDVTVDGKTTRLGQGSSFIVAPNLVHGVVALAPGLLIDTFTPRRDDFL comes from the coding sequence ATGATGTCATTCTTCTCCCTTCCCGAAGACACGGTCTGGACCGAGGTCGCCCCCGGCAATAGCCGCGCCGTCCTGAGCCAGAGACCCGAAATGATGCTGGTCGCCTTCCGCTTCGAGGAAGGTGCAGTCGGCGCGCCGCACTCGCATCCGCATACCCAGGTCAGCTATGTCGCCGAAGGCGCATTCGACGTCACCGTCGACGGCAAGACGACCCGCCTGGGACAGGGCAGCAGCTTCATCGTCGCTCCCAACCTCGTCCACGGCGTCGTGGCGCTAGCGCCCGGCCTTTTGATTGACACGTTCACGCCGCGCCGCGACGATTTCTTATAA
- the kduD gene encoding 2-dehydro-3-deoxy-D-gluconate 5-dehydrogenase KduD: MTGFDLSGRCAIVTGANTGIGQAIAAGLASAGADIIGVGRSAMTETEALVRGHGRGFHAIAADLSKTEAARAIVDQAVAAGASPDILVNNAGIIRRADALDFTEEDWDAVIDTNLKSAFFLSQSFAKSAIASGRRAKIINIASLLSFQGGIRVPSYTAAKSGLAGLTRLMANEWAGRGINVNAIAPGYVETNNTEALRADAERSADILKRIPAGRWARPDDMVGAAIFLSAPASDYVHGAILPVDGGWLAR, from the coding sequence GTGACCGGCTTCGATCTGAGCGGCCGCTGCGCCATCGTCACCGGCGCCAATACCGGCATAGGCCAGGCGATCGCAGCAGGCCTTGCTAGCGCCGGCGCCGACATCATCGGCGTCGGGCGCTCGGCAATGACGGAAACGGAGGCGCTGGTGCGCGGCCACGGCCGCGGCTTTCACGCCATCGCGGCCGATCTCTCAAAGACAGAGGCCGCACGCGCCATCGTCGATCAGGCCGTCGCTGCCGGAGCGTCTCCCGATATCCTCGTCAACAATGCCGGCATCATCCGCCGTGCCGACGCACTGGATTTCACCGAAGAGGATTGGGATGCCGTTATCGACACCAATCTGAAATCGGCCTTCTTCCTCAGTCAGTCCTTCGCCAAGAGCGCGATCGCATCCGGACGGCGTGCGAAGATCATCAACATAGCCTCGCTCCTGTCTTTTCAGGGCGGTATCCGCGTTCCCTCATACACGGCGGCAAAGAGCGGCCTTGCCGGCCTGACGCGGCTGATGGCGAACGAATGGGCTGGTCGCGGCATCAACGTCAACGCTATTGCACCCGGCTATGTCGAGACCAACAATACCGAGGCACTGCGCGCCGATGCCGAACGCAGCGCCGATATCCTGAAGCGAATTCCGGCGGGCCGCTGGGCGCGTCCTGACGATATGGTGGGCGCGGCGATCTTCCTTTCCGCTCCCGCTTCCGATTATGTGCATGGCGCCATCCTTCCCGTCGACGGCGGATGGCTTGCCCGATGA
- the kduI gene encoding 5-dehydro-4-deoxy-D-glucuronate isomerase — MTLSVKTRQVVGPEDAARRNTQGLREGFVIENLFRAGEINLTYSHLDRMIVGGVSPTREALEISRVPETGTDAFLERREAAIVNIGGAGSVTVGDKTYELGFQEALYVGMGQSALRFESRDAGEPALFYLLSAPAHRACPTVLITRDMARKVALGSAEESNARTINQYVHPDVCDSCQLLVGLTMFEPGSVWNTMPAHVHDRRMEVYLYFGMQEQTRIFHFMGEPSETRHVVLKNHDAVLSPGWSIHSGAGTGRYAFIWAMAGDNMSFTDMDKVPMDALR, encoded by the coding sequence ATGACCCTATCTGTCAAAACCCGCCAGGTCGTCGGGCCTGAGGATGCCGCGCGCCGCAATACGCAGGGGCTGCGTGAAGGCTTCGTCATCGAAAACCTGTTCCGCGCCGGCGAGATCAACCTCACCTATAGCCACCTCGACCGGATGATCGTTGGCGGCGTTTCGCCGACCCGGGAGGCCCTCGAAATCTCCCGCGTTCCCGAGACCGGGACGGATGCCTTTCTCGAACGCCGCGAGGCGGCGATCGTCAATATCGGTGGTGCCGGTAGCGTCACGGTTGGGGACAAGACCTACGAACTTGGCTTCCAGGAGGCGCTCTATGTCGGCATGGGGCAATCGGCTCTCCGCTTCGAAAGCCGCGATGCTGGCGAGCCGGCGCTCTTCTATCTGCTGAGCGCGCCGGCGCATCGCGCCTGCCCGACGGTCCTCATCACCCGCGATATGGCGCGCAAGGTGGCGCTTGGTTCGGCTGAGGAATCCAACGCGCGCACCATCAACCAGTATGTGCATCCCGACGTCTGCGACAGCTGCCAGCTTCTCGTGGGGTTGACGATGTTCGAACCGGGTTCGGTGTGGAACACGATGCCGGCGCATGTCCATGACAGGCGCATGGAGGTCTATCTGTATTTCGGCATGCAGGAGCAGACGCGCATTTTTCACTTCATGGGAGAGCCGAGTGAAACCCGGCATGTCGTCCTGAAGAACCACGACGCGGTGCTCTCGCCGGGTTGGTCGATCCATTCGGGCGCCGGTACCGGCCGCTACGCCTTCATCTGGGCGATGGCCGGTGACAACATGAGCTTTACCGATATGGACAAGGTTCCGATGGACGCGCTGCGGTGA
- a CDS encoding ATP-binding cassette domain-containing protein, producing MSKPNLLELHNISKSFGALTALSNLSFHIGEGEVVGLLGDNGAGKSTTVNLISGIHKPTDGYLTVDGKRTLFTCRSDSADAGIETIYQHTALVDSLSITRNIFMGRELTDRFGFLRQAEMREIAMEVLKNAVHIAGIDSPDTLVGNLSGGQKQAVAIARAVYFKKRVLLLDEPTSALSVRETEALLNQVLKLKAENVSSVLVTHNLYHAYQVCDRFVIMSHGTKVFDVEKADTTVGQLTEYVVLS from the coding sequence ATGTCGAAACCCAATCTTCTCGAACTCCACAACATCTCCAAGAGCTTCGGTGCGCTGACGGCGCTCAGCAACCTGAGCTTCCATATCGGCGAAGGCGAAGTGGTCGGCCTGCTCGGCGACAACGGCGCCGGGAAATCGACGACGGTCAACCTGATCTCCGGCATCCACAAGCCGACCGATGGATATCTGACCGTCGACGGCAAGCGGACGCTCTTCACCTGCCGTTCGGATTCGGCCGATGCGGGCATCGAGACGATCTACCAGCATACGGCGCTGGTCGATTCCCTCTCGATCACGCGCAACATCTTCATGGGCCGCGAATTGACCGATCGCTTCGGTTTTCTCAGGCAGGCAGAGATGCGCGAGATCGCCATGGAGGTGCTGAAGAACGCCGTCCATATCGCCGGTATCGACTCGCCCGACACACTCGTCGGCAATCTTTCCGGCGGCCAGAAGCAGGCGGTGGCGATCGCCCGCGCCGTCTATTTCAAGAAGCGCGTCCTGCTGCTCGACGAGCCGACCTCGGCTCTCTCCGTTCGCGAGACGGAAGCGCTGCTCAACCAGGTGCTGAAGCTGAAGGCCGAAAATGTCTCCAGCGTACTCGTCACCCACAATCTCTACCATGCCTACCAGGTCTGCGATCGCTTCGTGATCATGAGCCACGGAACCAAGGTATTCGACGTCGAAAAGGCCGACACGACCGTCGGGCAATTGACCGAATATGTCGTGTTGAGCTGA
- a CDS encoding ABC transporter permease gives MTPILAESAAPRSRTQKQSILKQIMGKPAGAIFLVFMTLQIVCIVGALLYPDDFRYLSPQNLTILMKAIPVLGCLALGAGVLMISGEFDLSIGSVYTFTAILMASLVNLGISAFIAAPIGILAGVMIGLLNGQITLRFGLPSFIVTLGGLLFWRGAVLLYNGAVQVRFDPEVAFTSLFSGSLFGINAAFIWIILLVAAFHLLLHSHRFGNHVFATGGNRGAAEAIGINTGRVKLIGFAIAGGMAAVAGILATTRVGSVQPGQGAGLELQAIAACVIGGLSLRGGRGSIIGIFLGVLLIHTITDVLLLLRAPGFYLDMFIATLIVLAAIFNHLIERRGLA, from the coding sequence GTGACACCTATCCTTGCAGAGAGTGCCGCGCCCCGGTCGCGGACCCAAAAACAATCGATCCTCAAACAGATCATGGGCAAGCCGGCAGGCGCAATCTTCCTCGTCTTCATGACGCTGCAGATCGTCTGCATCGTTGGCGCCTTGCTCTATCCCGATGACTTTCGCTACCTGTCGCCGCAGAACCTGACGATCCTGATGAAGGCGATCCCGGTGCTCGGCTGCCTGGCGCTCGGCGCCGGCGTGCTGATGATATCGGGTGAGTTCGACCTGTCGATCGGCTCCGTCTACACCTTTACCGCCATCCTGATGGCAAGCCTCGTCAATCTCGGCATCAGCGCCTTCATCGCTGCGCCGATCGGCATTCTGGCGGGCGTGATGATCGGACTTCTGAACGGCCAGATCACGCTCCGCTTCGGGCTTCCGTCGTTCATCGTGACGCTTGGCGGCCTGCTGTTCTGGCGTGGTGCGGTGCTTCTTTATAACGGCGCCGTTCAGGTCCGCTTCGATCCGGAAGTCGCCTTTACAAGCCTGTTTTCGGGCAGTCTTTTCGGCATCAACGCGGCCTTCATCTGGATCATCCTGCTGGTCGCAGCCTTCCATCTGCTGCTGCACAGCCACCGCTTCGGCAACCACGTCTTTGCGACCGGCGGCAATCGCGGCGCAGCCGAGGCGATCGGCATCAATACCGGCCGCGTCAAGCTGATCGGATTTGCGATCGCCGGTGGCATGGCGGCTGTTGCCGGGATCCTGGCAACGACGCGCGTCGGCAGCGTTCAGCCCGGGCAGGGCGCGGGTCTTGAACTGCAGGCGATCGCCGCCTGCGTCATCGGCGGCCTGTCGCTGCGCGGTGGCCGCGGGTCGATCATTGGCATCTTCCTCGGCGTGCTCCTCATCCACACCATCACCGATGTGCTGCTGCTCCTGAGAGCGCCGGGCTTCTACCTCGACATGTTCATCGCGACGCTCATCGTGCTGGCGGCAATCTTCAACCATCTCATCGAGCGGCGGGGGCTTGCGTGA
- a CDS encoding substrate-binding domain-containing protein, whose protein sequence is MKLTNLKAAVLAAGFAAMASSTALAADVKATMIIYLDPSVQFFNPVVKGAQDAAAQFGVDLDVQYANNDPVRQNDLIESATASGVDGIAVAISSSDAFDSSICAAVKAGIIVIGFNNDDLEGAKGNCRQAYVGMDEFASGYELGNRMIKEFGLKSGDVVFNPREIPEASFAVARGGGIEKSMKEAGIKVETVRAGLDPAEAQNIIAQFLVANPNVKALFGTGSVTSTVGAGAIKDAGAKIPFGGFDLAVEIVNAVESGAMFATMDQQPYLQGYYPIAQIALAKKYGLTPTDVDTGQGAFLDKSRISSVKPLIGSYR, encoded by the coding sequence ATGAAACTGACCAATCTTAAAGCCGCGGTGCTTGCCGCGGGCTTTGCCGCCATGGCCTCGTCGACGGCGCTTGCCGCAGACGTCAAGGCGACGATGATCATCTATCTTGATCCGAGTGTGCAGTTCTTTAACCCCGTGGTGAAGGGCGCACAAGATGCAGCGGCACAGTTCGGCGTCGATCTCGACGTGCAATATGCCAACAACGATCCGGTTCGCCAGAACGACCTGATCGAGAGCGCGACGGCAAGCGGCGTCGACGGCATCGCCGTGGCGATTTCCTCTTCGGATGCGTTCGACAGCAGCATCTGCGCGGCCGTCAAGGCTGGCATCATCGTCATCGGCTTCAACAATGACGACCTCGAAGGCGCCAAGGGCAATTGCCGCCAGGCCTATGTCGGCATGGATGAGTTCGCATCGGGCTATGAACTCGGCAACCGCATGATCAAGGAATTCGGCCTGAAGTCCGGCGACGTCGTCTTCAATCCGCGCGAAATCCCCGAGGCGAGCTTCGCGGTCGCCCGCGGCGGCGGCATCGAAAAGTCGATGAAGGAAGCCGGCATCAAGGTCGAGACCGTGCGTGCCGGACTGGACCCGGCCGAGGCGCAGAACATCATCGCCCAGTTCCTGGTCGCCAATCCTAACGTCAAGGCGCTGTTCGGCACCGGTTCGGTGACCTCGACCGTCGGGGCAGGCGCAATCAAGGATGCAGGCGCCAAGATCCCGTTCGGCGGCTTCGACCTCGCGGTCGAGATCGTCAACGCGGTCGAATCCGGCGCGATGTTCGCCACCATGGACCAGCAGCCTTACCTGCAGGGCTACTATCCGATCGCCCAGATCGCGCTCGCCAAGAAATACGGCCTGACGCCGACCGACGTCGATACCGGCCAGGGCGCCTTCCTTGACAAGTCGCGCATCAGCTCGGTCAAGCCGTTGATCGGCAGCTATCGCTAA
- a CDS encoding aldehyde dehydrogenase family protein → MSNFITPDSSDPRLHIKSRYQMLVDGKSVDASSGKTIDRVSPGHAGVVVGTWPDASADDVRQAIAAAHRAFDTGPWPRMSGAERSRLMFKVADLILQKQEELALIESLEVGKPIAQARGEIGFCADLWSYAAGQARALEGQSHNNIGDDRLGLVLREPVGVVGIITPWNFPFIIASERVPWAIGAGCTVVLKPSEFTSGTSIRMAELAREAGIPDGVFNVVTGYGDPAGQVLAEDPGTDMVAFTGSVRVGTKLGEIAARSVKRVGLELGGKGPQIVFADADLEAAADGIAYGVYHNAGQCCISGSRLLVQEGIGDALMERLLDISRKVTFGDPLNERTKIGAMISEAHAAKVHSYVEAGVKEGAELLLGGTRAGEGAGLYYAPTVFAGVTPDMSIAREEIFGPVLSTLTFKTADEAVAMANASDYGLSASVWTKDLETALQSIRRIRAGRCWINSVIDGTPELPIGGYKKSGLGRELGRYGFDEYSQFKGIHVTLGRPAPWFA, encoded by the coding sequence ATGTCGAACTTCATCACGCCCGATTCCAGTGATCCGCGTCTCCACATTAAATCCCGCTATCAGATGCTTGTCGATGGCAAGTCTGTCGACGCATCGTCGGGCAAGACGATCGATCGAGTCAGCCCCGGGCATGCGGGTGTGGTGGTCGGCACCTGGCCGGATGCTTCGGCAGATGACGTGAGACAGGCGATCGCGGCTGCCCACCGCGCCTTCGATACCGGCCCCTGGCCGCGGATGTCGGGCGCCGAGCGCTCGCGGCTGATGTTCAAGGTCGCCGATCTCATTCTGCAGAAGCAGGAAGAGTTGGCGCTGATCGAAAGCCTGGAGGTCGGCAAGCCGATCGCGCAGGCCCGCGGCGAAATCGGCTTCTGCGCCGATCTCTGGTCCTATGCGGCGGGTCAGGCTCGCGCGCTCGAAGGGCAGTCCCACAACAATATCGGCGATGACCGCCTCGGCCTCGTGCTTCGCGAACCGGTCGGCGTCGTCGGCATCATCACGCCCTGGAACTTCCCCTTCATCATCGCCTCCGAGCGCGTTCCCTGGGCGATCGGCGCCGGTTGCACCGTTGTCCTGAAGCCCTCGGAATTCACCTCGGGCACCTCGATCCGCATGGCGGAACTGGCCCGCGAAGCCGGCATTCCCGACGGCGTCTTCAACGTCGTCACCGGCTACGGCGATCCGGCCGGTCAGGTGCTTGCCGAAGATCCCGGCACCGATATGGTGGCATTCACCGGCTCGGTGCGCGTCGGCACCAAGCTTGGCGAAATTGCAGCGCGCAGCGTCAAGCGTGTCGGCCTGGAGCTTGGCGGCAAGGGTCCGCAGATCGTCTTTGCCGATGCCGATCTGGAAGCCGCCGCCGATGGCATTGCCTATGGCGTCTATCACAATGCCGGCCAATGCTGCATTTCCGGCAGCCGTCTTCTCGTCCAGGAAGGTATCGGCGATGCGCTGATGGAGCGGCTGCTCGATATCTCGCGCAAGGTCACCTTCGGCGATCCGCTGAACGAGCGCACCAAGATCGGCGCGATGATCTCGGAGGCCCACGCCGCCAAGGTCCACTCCTATGTCGAAGCGGGCGTCAAGGAAGGGGCCGAACTGCTACTCGGCGGCACACGCGCAGGCGAGGGGGCCGGTCTCTATTATGCGCCGACGGTCTTTGCAGGCGTCACGCCCGACATGTCGATCGCCCGCGAAGAAATCTTCGGGCCTGTGCTCTCGACGCTGACCTTCAAGACGGCGGACGAGGCCGTGGCGATGGCGAATGCCAGCGACTACGGGCTTTCGGCCTCCGTCTGGACCAAGGATCTCGAAACCGCGCTGCAGAGCATCCGCCGCATCAGGGCCGGCCGCTGCTGGATCAACAGCGTCATCGACGGCACGCCGGAGCTTCCGATCGGCGGATACAAGAAAAGCGGCCTCGGGCGCGAGCTCGGTCGCTACGGCTTTGACGAATATTCGCAGTTCAAGGGCATCCACGTGACGCTCGGGCGCCCGGCGCCCTGGTTCGCCTGA
- a CDS encoding GntR family transcriptional regulator, translated as MTAARDMHLETLKVETGETAAAQVERDLRELIIQLELAPGMRLSEQDIATRMGVSRQPVREALIALGKSKLVDIRPNRGTVVVRISARQMMEARFVREALETAVARRASESFDTWTRRRIDTILMRQRAAMEAQDHNAFRREDEQFHIAIAEGAGCSLAWNAISDIKAHMDRVCNLQLRHPDSMLRLIAEHEAIITAIDTRNPDAADAAMRAHLNGILSDLPQIEADHPDLFE; from the coding sequence ATGACGGCGGCACGAGATATGCACCTCGAAACTTTAAAGGTTGAGACCGGCGAAACCGCCGCGGCACAGGTCGAGCGGGATCTGCGCGAACTGATCATTCAGCTGGAGCTCGCTCCCGGCATGCGGCTTTCGGAACAGGACATCGCCACCCGCATGGGCGTATCGCGCCAGCCGGTGCGCGAAGCCCTGATCGCGCTCGGAAAATCCAAGCTCGTCGACATCCGCCCGAATCGCGGCACCGTCGTCGTCCGCATCTCGGCGCGGCAGATGATGGAAGCCCGCTTCGTGCGTGAGGCGCTGGAGACGGCGGTTGCCCGCCGCGCCAGCGAAAGCTTCGACACCTGGACGCGGCGGCGGATCGATACGATCCTCATGCGCCAGCGCGCCGCCATGGAGGCGCAGGACCACAACGCCTTCCGCCGCGAGGACGAGCAGTTTCACATCGCGATCGCCGAGGGCGCGGGCTGCAGCCTCGCTTGGAACGCCATCTCCGACATCAAGGCGCATATGGACCGCGTCTGCAATCTGCAGCTCCGCCATCCGGATTCCATGCTGCGGCTGATCGCCGAACACGAGGCGATCATCACGGCGATCGATACGCGCAACCCCGACGCCGCCGATGCCGCCATGCGCGCGCATCTGAACGGCATTCTCTCGGACCTGCCGCAGATCGAAGCGGACCATCCGGATCTCTTCGAATAG
- a CDS encoding DUF3422 domain-containing protein, producing MGSSSDFNAELHARPSIYFDGPAFVEHVAIMPGEGSAASHMGFHDTLSNEADVAVRVERHTEFVTVTRLRKLSTDAAEWPASELSDAEVLELTGIASPKQICRVAILVVDETAEDLPPHLARFGFGDTAASFIGGGSALVCSDFKVRQDGSSRILLFNRDLNAHRLGRMVRRIFEIETYRAMALLGLPVAHRLAPMIGAYDRKLIELTNRNLLIPADEHKELLADITVLSSQIISAAAETRNRFSATGAYTTIVEERIALLRETHVPGFQRYGTFVARRFKPAVRTCQATALRLEQLSQATTHLIDLLQTRIQVEIEHQNAVQIQAMAERAATQVKIQRAVEGFSIIAISYYLLSLLKVVFETADHAGYHIDPLVMLVSIPIVIGTVCLTILRVKHALSSEH from the coding sequence ATGGGATCGTCGTCGGATTTCAATGCAGAACTACACGCGCGCCCGTCGATCTATTTCGATGGCCCGGCTTTCGTCGAGCACGTCGCCATCATGCCAGGCGAAGGCAGTGCGGCGAGCCATATGGGATTTCACGACACCCTGTCGAATGAAGCGGACGTCGCGGTCCGCGTCGAGCGCCACACCGAATTCGTAACGGTGACGCGGCTTCGCAAGCTCTCAACCGACGCCGCCGAATGGCCCGCGTCGGAGCTGTCGGATGCCGAGGTGCTGGAACTGACCGGCATCGCATCGCCAAAACAGATATGCCGGGTGGCGATCCTGGTCGTCGACGAAACCGCCGAGGACCTCCCGCCGCATCTGGCAAGGTTCGGCTTCGGCGACACCGCGGCCTCCTTCATCGGCGGCGGCTCCGCCCTCGTCTGCTCCGATTTCAAGGTGCGGCAGGATGGGTCGAGCCGCATCCTGCTCTTCAACAGGGATTTGAACGCCCATCGACTCGGGCGGATGGTGCGGCGGATATTCGAGATCGAGACCTATCGGGCGATGGCTCTGCTCGGCCTGCCGGTCGCTCATCGTCTGGCCCCGATGATCGGCGCCTATGACCGGAAGCTGATCGAGCTGACGAACCGCAATCTGCTGATCCCGGCAGACGAACACAAGGAGCTGCTGGCCGATATCACGGTGCTCTCCTCGCAGATCATTTCGGCAGCCGCCGAGACCCGCAACAGGTTCAGCGCCACCGGCGCCTACACGACTATTGTCGAGGAACGCATCGCGCTGCTGCGCGAAACCCATGTGCCCGGCTTCCAGCGCTACGGCACCTTCGTGGCGCGCCGCTTCAAGCCCGCCGTCCGCACCTGCCAGGCGACGGCGCTGCGGCTGGAACAGCTGTCACAGGCGACCACCCATCTGATCGATCTTCTGCAGACGCGCATTCAGGTGGAGATCGAACACCAGAACGCCGTGCAGATCCAGGCCATGGCCGAACGGGCGGCGACACAGGTGAAGATCCAGCGCGCCGTCGAGGGCTTCTCGATCATCGCGATCAGCTATTATCTGCTCAGCCTGCTGAAGGTCGTGTTCGAAACCGCTGATCATGCGGGATATCACATCGATCCCTTGGTGATGCTGGTCTCGATCCCGATCGTCATCGGCACGGTCTGCCTGACGATCCTGCGGGTCAAGCATGCGCTGAGTTCGGAGCATTAG
- a CDS encoding nitronate monooxygenase, whose amino-acid sequence MESRKDSRITDLFGIDLPIIQAPMAGATTPEMVIATSEAGGLGSLPGAMLTVEQMRSALDQIRAATRKPVNVNFFAHAAPEPDPSAQMLWRAALSAYYVELGLDPADAVPSSNRAPFDAAFCEIVEEYRPEVVSFHFGLPGDALLARVRATNARIIASATTVAEARWLEERGVDAVIAMGYEAGGHRGNFLSMDMATQVGTFALVPQIADAVSVPVIAAGGIADQRGVRAAFELGASAVQVGTAYLLTPEAKVTEFHRQALRAGGADKTALTNVFTGRPARGFMNRLMREIGPLSDIAPAFPTAGGALIPLRTAAEKTGSSDFSSMWSGQAAGLAKERSAAELTRYLAAAIKE is encoded by the coding sequence ATGGAATCCCGGAAAGACAGCCGCATCACCGATCTCTTCGGCATCGATCTCCCGATCATCCAGGCGCCGATGGCGGGAGCCACGACGCCGGAGATGGTGATCGCGACGAGCGAGGCCGGTGGTCTGGGCTCGCTGCCCGGGGCGATGCTGACGGTCGAACAGATGCGAAGCGCGCTGGACCAGATCCGCGCTGCGACGCGAAAGCCTGTCAACGTGAACTTCTTCGCCCATGCCGCTCCTGAGCCAGATCCGTCCGCGCAGATGCTGTGGCGGGCGGCGCTGTCTGCCTACTACGTCGAGCTCGGTCTCGATCCGGCCGATGCTGTTCCATCGTCCAATCGCGCGCCGTTCGACGCGGCTTTCTGCGAGATCGTCGAGGAGTATCGTCCCGAGGTCGTCAGCTTCCATTTCGGCCTTCCGGGCGACGCGCTGCTTGCAAGGGTGAGGGCGACGAATGCCAGGATCATCGCTTCTGCCACCACGGTAGCCGAGGCGCGCTGGCTCGAAGAGCGCGGCGTCGATGCCGTCATCGCCATGGGATACGAGGCGGGCGGCCATCGCGGCAACTTCCTGAGTATGGATATGGCAACCCAGGTCGGCACTTTCGCGCTCGTTCCGCAGATCGCCGATGCCGTCTCGGTGCCGGTGATCGCTGCCGGCGGAATTGCCGATCAGCGCGGTGTGCGCGCCGCCTTCGAACTCGGCGCATCCGCGGTCCAGGTGGGCACGGCCTATCTGCTGACGCCGGAAGCAAAAGTTACGGAGTTTCACCGCCAGGCGCTACGCGCCGGGGGCGCGGACAAGACGGCGCTGACCAATGTCTTCACGGGGCGGCCGGCCCGCGGCTTCATGAATCGTCTGATGCGTGAGATCGGCCCGCTCTCGGATATCGCTCCGGCGTTCCCGACAGCCGGTGGCGCGCTGATCCCGTTGCGCACGGCGGCCGAAAAGACGGGCAGCTCCGATTTCTCCAGCATGTGGTCCGGGCAAGCCGCGGGGCTGGCAAAGGAGAGATCCGCCGCCGAGCTCACCCGCTATCTCGCGGCGGCGATTAAGGAGTAG
- a CDS encoding 4-oxalocrotonate tautomerase family protein — protein sequence MPYVNIKVTREGTAPGAQATTPEQKKALIKGVSDLLFEVMGKPHASTFVVIDEVELENWGVGGVTTPEFRRKQAEQDAKSE from the coding sequence ATGCCTTATGTGAATATCAAGGTGACGCGCGAAGGAACGGCGCCGGGCGCGCAGGCTACGACGCCGGAGCAGAAGAAGGCGCTGATCAAGGGCGTCAGCGATCTGCTTTTCGAAGTGATGGGCAAGCCGCATGCTTCGACATTTGTCGTCATCGACGAGGTCGAATTGGAAAACTGGGGCGTCGGCGGGGTGACCACTCCGGAATTTCGCCGGAAGCAGGCTGAACAAGACGCCAAATCCGAATAG
- a CDS encoding SDR family oxidoreductase, whose product MSSEQKVVIVTGASQGLGAGIVKAYREAGYAVVANSRNIKQSADTGIVAVPGDIGERAVAQTLVDTAIERFGRIDTLINNAGVFIGKPFVDYTTDELANVLKVNIEGFFHITQLALPHLEKHRDGHIVQITTTLVHQALSDVPSGLALLTKGGLDAVTRGLAIEYAKRGVRVNAVAPGIIKTPMHPAETHEFFKGLHPVGRMGEIGDVVDAVLYLERARFLTGETINVDGGQHAGRW is encoded by the coding sequence ATGAGCAGCGAACAGAAAGTCGTCATCGTCACCGGCGCCTCGCAGGGCCTGGGTGCCGGTATCGTCAAGGCCTATCGCGAGGCAGGCTATGCCGTCGTCGCCAATTCCCGCAACATCAAGCAATCCGCCGACACCGGCATCGTCGCGGTTCCCGGCGATATCGGCGAGCGCGCCGTCGCGCAGACACTCGTCGATACCGCTATCGAGCGCTTTGGCCGCATCGACACGCTGATCAACAATGCCGGCGTCTTCATCGGCAAGCCCTTCGTCGACTATACGACGGACGAGCTCGCCAATGTGCTGAAGGTCAATATCGAGGGCTTCTTCCATATCACGCAGCTGGCGCTGCCCCATCTGGAAAAGCATCGCGACGGGCATATCGTTCAGATCACCACGACGCTTGTTCATCAGGCTCTCTCCGACGTGCCGTCCGGTCTCGCCCTGCTGACAAAGGGCGGCCTTGATGCTGTCACCCGCGGTCTGGCGATCGAATATGCAAAGCGTGGCGTGCGGGTGAATGCCGTGGCACCCGGCATCATCAAGACGCCGATGCATCCCGCCGAAACCCACGAATTCTTCAAGGGCCTGCATCCGGTCGGCCGGATGGGCGAGATCGGCGATGTCGTCGATGCCGTGCTCTATCTCGAGCGCGCCCGCTTCCTGACCGGCGAAACCATCAATGTCGATGGCGGCCAGCACGCTGGACGCTGGTAA